DNA from Mycolicibacterium alvei:
CCGCACCCGGGCAGACCATGAGCGTGGTGCCGGCGGGCACATCGATGTCACCGAGCTTGGTGTCCTTCTTGGCCAGCCGGAACTGACTCTTGACCGGCGCGTCCATCCGCAGGGCTTCCTCGACGAAGGTCGGGATGCGGCTGCGGTCGTCGCGCAGGGCCTGCTGGATGTCGGGGCGGTCGCCGAGCACCCGCAGCGAGGCCGAGAGCAGCTTGGTGGTGGTCTCCTGCCCGGCGGCGAACAGGAAGGTCGCGGATCGGACCACCTCGATGATGGGCGGTACGGAACCGTCCGGGTAGTTCGCCGTGGCGAGTGCCGTCAGCACATCGTCGCGCGGCTCCTTACGACGGTCTTCGAGGTAACGGCTGAACTTCTCGTCGAGCCATTCCAGCGGATTGCTGGACACCAGGTCGCCGTCGAGCGAGCCGACCTGCGCCCCGGGCCGCGGCGCGCCCAGCACCGTGCGGAACTCCTCGTGGTCTTCTTCCGGTACGCCCAGCATGTCCGCGATCACAAGGAGCGAGAAGGGCTTCGCGTAGGCGCTGAGGAACTCGCACTTGCCGTCGGCGATGAAATCATCGAGGCACTGGTCGGCCAGCCGCCACATGAAGTCCTCGTTCTCCTTCAGCCGCCGCGGGGTGAGCAGCCGGTTGAGCAGGGAACGGGCATCGGTGTGCTCGGGCGGGTCCATGGTGACCATGTGCTCGAACATCGGCATCTGGGAGCGGTGCGCGGCAATCTGCTCGGTGATGTCCGAACCCTCGGGGGTGAACGGCAACGGGGGGAACGGGCCGGCGACCGCGATACACGAGGAGAACAGTTCGGTGTCCTTGAGGACGGTGGTGGCCTCCTCGAACCCGGTGATCGCCAGAACGCCGTAGTTCGGTTCCTTCACCACCGGACACTTGCTGCGCAGGTGGTCGAAGTAGGGATGGGGGTCTGGCACCAGGGATTGATCGGTGAAGTAGTCGATGGTGTCGTAGTCGGGCGTGGAGTTGTCGGTCATGGTGTGCGACTGCCTTCCGAAATCGATATGCGCTGCGGTGGTTTCGCGACGGGCTGCACCGCGCGAAGAATTTTCGAAATTGCTGAGCACCTGCTTAGCATGGCGGTAGAGTCATGGTCAAGATCAAGTGGCGGGCGCCGGTTACGATCGCCGGACATCGTCGCGGACTTGCCGTAAGGAGGAACAGGTATGGCATCGGCGCGAAGGATCGGGGCGCCAGACGCGAAAAACCGGATCGTGCTGCTCGACGCTGCCGAGCAGTTGATGATCGAAGAGGGGTACGTGGCGGTCACCTCCCGTCGAGTGGCCGAGCGGGCCGGCCTCAAGCCTCAATTGGTGCACTACTACTTCCGCACCATGGACGACCTGTTTCTGGCGGTGTTCGTCCGGCGTGCCGAGGAAGGGTTGGCCGTTCAGGCCGAGGTGCTGAAGTCTCCGCAGCCGTTGTGGGCCCTGTGGCGGCTGGGCATCGACCCGAGCGCGACCCGGCTGACGATGGAGATCATGGGCCTGGCCAACCACCGGCCGGGGCTGCGAGCCGAGATCGGCCGCTACGCCGAGATGTTCCGCGCCGCCGAGACCGAGGCGATCACGGCCGCCCTGCACCGCTATGGCGTCGACGCGTCCGAGGTGCCGCCCGTCGTGTGGACCTTCATCGCGGCCAGTGTGTCGCGGGTGATGGTCATGGAGCAGGCCCTCGGTATGACGGCCGGCCACGCCGAGGTGCTGAAGTTCTGCGAGGACTGGCTGCGACGCCTCGAAGGTGAGCCGCAGCCGCTGGAACTGCCGGCCTGACATTCCGCTGCCGAGCAGACGCGAAAGTACCCCGAGACTGGTATTTCGGGGTACTTTCACGTCTGCTCGCGCGGGGAACTAGAGCGACAGGATGGTGGCCGAGGCCGTTCCCGGGGCGCCGTAGACCTGGGCCAGGCCGACCCGCGGATTTCCCGGTACCTGACGCTCGCCGGCCTCGCCGCGCAGCTGACGTACGAGCTCGTGCATCTGGCGCAGGCCCGAGGCGCCGATCGG
Protein-coding regions in this window:
- a CDS encoding cytochrome P450 gives rise to the protein MTDNSTPDYDTIDYFTDQSLVPDPHPYFDHLRSKCPVVKEPNYGVLAITGFEEATTVLKDTELFSSCIAVAGPFPPLPFTPEGSDITEQIAAHRSQMPMFEHMVTMDPPEHTDARSLLNRLLTPRRLKENEDFMWRLADQCLDDFIADGKCEFLSAYAKPFSLLVIADMLGVPEEDHEEFRTVLGAPRPGAQVGSLDGDLVSSNPLEWLDEKFSRYLEDRRKEPRDDVLTALATANYPDGSVPPIIEVVRSATFLFAAGQETTTKLLSASLRVLGDRPDIQQALRDDRSRIPTFVEEALRMDAPVKSQFRLAKKDTKLGDIDVPAGTTLMVCPGAVNRDPVRFEDPHTFSLDRKNVREHIAFGRGVHSCPGGPLARVEGRVSLERILDRMADIAIDEEFHGPADDRRYTYEPTFILRGLTELNITFTPVR
- a CDS encoding TetR/AcrR family transcriptional regulator; the protein is MASARRIGAPDAKNRIVLLDAAEQLMIEEGYVAVTSRRVAERAGLKPQLVHYYFRTMDDLFLAVFVRRAEEGLAVQAEVLKSPQPLWALWRLGIDPSATRLTMEIMGLANHRPGLRAEIGRYAEMFRAAETEAITAALHRYGVDASEVPPVVWTFIAASVSRVMVMEQALGMTAGHAEVLKFCEDWLRRLEGEPQPLELPA